The following proteins are encoded in a genomic region of Candidatus Methylospira mobilis:
- the gltX gene encoding glutamate--tRNA ligase, producing the protein MKIRTRFAPSPTGYLHIGGARTALFSWLYARRHGGTFILRIEDTDLERSTQASVNAILEGMNWLGLTYDEGPFYQTHRFDRYREVIRQLLDAGHAYRCYCTRDELEALRNEQMQNKEKPRYNGLCRDRQEPRAGVEPVIRFRNPDDGEVVIQDAVKGDIVIRNAELDDLVIARPDGSPTYNLSVVVDDWDMGITHVIRGDDHVNNTPRQINILKALGAPIPEYGHVPMILGADGARLSKRHGAVGVMQYRDEGYLPEALLNYLVRLGWSHGDQEIFSLDEMVELFDTKDINVSASSFNPEKLLWLNHHYLMNSAPEHVAVHLRWHLGQFGIDPEQGPDPVEVVKAQRERNRTLVDMAKSSLFFYREFDVYEEKAEQKNLKAEALPLLQAIHAGLAALSVWGQESIHAAIEQCAQRHDVKMGAVAQPLRVAVSGTSVSPPIDITLSLLGRTATLNRIERAIEHMKKKSGQTSGISIQ; encoded by the coding sequence ATGAAAATACGTACACGTTTTGCCCCCAGCCCTACCGGCTACCTGCACATCGGCGGCGCGCGCACCGCGCTGTTTTCCTGGCTATATGCGCGCCGGCATGGCGGCACATTCATACTACGGATCGAGGACACCGACCTGGAACGTTCCACGCAGGCTTCCGTGAACGCAATTCTGGAAGGTATGAACTGGTTGGGACTGACTTATGACGAAGGCCCGTTTTATCAGACGCACCGTTTCGATCGTTACAGGGAAGTCATACGGCAGCTACTGGATGCAGGACACGCCTACCGTTGCTATTGCACCAGGGACGAATTGGAGGCTTTGCGCAACGAGCAAATGCAGAACAAGGAAAAGCCGCGTTATAACGGGTTGTGCCGTGACCGGCAGGAACCGAGAGCGGGCGTCGAGCCTGTGATCCGTTTCCGAAATCCGGACGACGGCGAGGTGGTGATCCAGGATGCGGTGAAGGGCGATATTGTCATACGCAACGCAGAGCTGGACGATTTGGTTATAGCACGCCCGGACGGCTCGCCGACCTATAACCTGTCGGTGGTTGTCGATGACTGGGATATGGGTATTACCCATGTCATACGCGGCGACGACCACGTCAACAATACGCCGCGCCAGATCAATATACTCAAGGCTCTCGGCGCGCCGATTCCTGAATACGGTCATGTGCCGATGATATTGGGTGCCGATGGCGCGCGGCTTTCCAAGCGCCACGGCGCGGTCGGCGTGATGCAGTATCGCGACGAAGGCTATCTGCCGGAAGCATTGCTGAATTATCTGGTGCGCCTGGGCTGGTCGCATGGCGATCAGGAGATTTTTTCGCTTGATGAAATGGTCGAACTGTTCGATACCAAGGATATCAATGTTTCCGCGTCGAGCTTTAATCCAGAAAAATTATTGTGGCTGAATCATCACTACCTGATGAACAGCGCGCCGGAACATGTGGCGGTGCATTTGCGCTGGCATTTGGGGCAGTTTGGCATAGACCCGGAGCAGGGGCCGGACCCGGTCGAGGTGGTCAAGGCGCAACGCGAGCGTAACAGGACCCTGGTCGATATGGCAAAGAGCAGCCTGTTTTTTTATCGCGAGTTCGATGTGTACGAAGAAAAGGCCGAGCAAAAAAACCTGAAAGCGGAAGCGTTGCCGCTGTTGCAGGCGATTCATGCGGGTTTGGCTGCGTTGAGCGTCTGGGGGCAGGAAAGTATTCACGCCGCCATCGAGCAGTGCGCTCAGCGTCATGACGTAAAAATGGGCGCAGTTGCGCAACCGTTACGTGTAGCAGTGTCGGGTACTTCCGTATCTCCGCCGATAGATATTACCTTGAGCCTGCTGGGGCGGACCGCGACTTTAAACCGTATTGAGCGCGCTATCGAACACATGAAAAAAAAATCTGGACAAACCAGCGGGATATCTATACAATAG
- a CDS encoding DEAD/DEAH box helicase has protein sequence MELKDYQIKVLDYLESYLAELKAQKSEKQDYFEFLKGKGKEAVHPEKSDYCQLAWESLKAKMAVYRSNYTVRNDGMRRNIPNVCFKVPTGGGKTLLATAAIQRINQDYFKRNNGFVLWIVPSETIYTQTSKQLRDKEHTYRQMLDRASGGRTLILEKHDRFTAQDVEDNLCIMLLMLQASNRNNKEALKMFKDSGRFESFFPPLDDYNANNALLSAVPNLDTADLMSDEHCVISGISIKHSLGNVMRLLRPIAIFDEGHRGATQLAQDTVNSFNTSFILELSATPKDHSNVLVNVGGQELKKEQMIKLPINVTSYGEANWQHTLNQAHAKTLELNNLAAKYQAEEGRYIRPIMVIKAEPKRKGEAYDHVEDIKSYLIKNLNVLESQIRIKLADNNEMRDDDLFDKFCPVRYIITKDALKEGWDCSFAYVLAILSNTRGQTALTQFIGRVLRQPYALETSIPALNQCYVYCDNADVNSAAKGIKQGLEDEGMGDVSDQIVAGSGQATGKEKVTLKRKEKYKGTKIFLPSLNVIRNGKPVSFDYHADILADIQWDDYSFDALEKITLADKEMMDYQHLTVDWKKDKVGQIDIDWGEKQSEKVTNDISITLMVSQLMEKVPNAWQAFRIIQHALSQLKYKGISETKIAINSVFIVEEIKKDCFRWMLEQSEANFRRKLDDGTVFLRLLAEPFSKLNWHMAEQIEMQRNLNETAVTLEKSMFQPQYFSNYNGLENPIALAINNKDVVEWWHRLAVRGTEYSIQGWKRERIYPDFLVKLEAGKDGIERLYFIESKGEHLEGNKDTSYKQELFKTINAALIGDIKPKGEMTLVDSKEKISFHMVFENEWENELNGLLV, from the coding sequence GTGGAACTCAAAGACTATCAAATCAAGGTTCTCGATTATCTCGAAAGCTACCTTGCCGAATTGAAAGCGCAAAAATCAGAGAAGCAGGATTATTTTGAGTTTCTCAAAGGAAAAGGCAAAGAGGCTGTCCACCCTGAAAAATCCGATTATTGCCAACTTGCGTGGGAATCATTAAAGGCAAAGATGGCTGTTTATCGCTCTAACTATACGGTGCGTAATGACGGTATGAGGCGCAACATTCCCAATGTTTGTTTCAAGGTGCCAACGGGTGGGGGCAAGACTCTACTTGCAACTGCTGCAATTCAGCGCATCAATCAGGATTATTTTAAGCGCAATAATGGCTTTGTATTGTGGATTGTGCCGAGTGAGACTATTTACACTCAAACCAGCAAACAGCTTAGGGATAAAGAACACACATACCGCCAAATGCTAGACAGAGCGAGCGGTGGCAGAACGCTGATTTTAGAAAAGCACGACAGATTTACCGCGCAAGATGTAGAGGATAATCTTTGCATTATGTTGCTGATGCTGCAAGCGAGTAATCGCAATAATAAAGAAGCCTTAAAAATGTTTAAGGATAGCGGACGTTTTGAAAGTTTCTTTCCGCCGCTGGATGATTACAACGCAAACAACGCACTACTTTCCGCCGTCCCCAATCTTGATACGGCTGATTTAATGAGTGATGAACATTGCGTTATATCGGGAATATCTATCAAACATTCGCTTGGTAATGTTATGCGCCTGCTACGCCCCATTGCAATTTTTGATGAAGGACATAGAGGCGCAACTCAGCTTGCACAAGATACCGTTAATTCATTCAATACATCGTTTATTCTGGAGCTGTCCGCTACACCGAAAGACCATAGTAATGTGCTGGTGAATGTGGGTGGGCAGGAATTGAAAAAAGAACAAATGATAAAACTGCCTATCAATGTAACCTCTTATGGAGAAGCAAACTGGCAGCATACGCTTAATCAGGCACACGCAAAAACCCTTGAGCTGAATAATTTAGCGGCAAAATATCAGGCGGAGGAAGGCAGATATATCCGCCCTATTATGGTGATTAAAGCCGAGCCAAAAAGGAAGGGTGAGGCCTACGACCATGTAGAGGATATAAAATCTTATCTCATAAAAAATCTGAATGTTCTGGAAAGTCAAATCCGTATCAAGTTGGCTGATAATAACGAAATGCGTGATGACGATCTTTTTGATAAGTTTTGCCCCGTGCGTTACATTATCACAAAAGACGCTTTAAAAGAGGGATGGGATTGCTCTTTTGCCTATGTATTGGCGATCTTGTCTAACACGCGCGGACAAACAGCACTTACCCAATTTATCGGACGGGTGTTGCGTCAACCCTACGCCCTAGAGACATCAATCCCCGCCTTAAATCAATGCTATGTTTATTGCGATAATGCCGATGTGAATAGTGCAGCGAAGGGAATCAAACAAGGGCTTGAAGATGAGGGTATGGGCGATGTTTCCGATCAGATAGTAGCAGGAAGTGGACAAGCAACGGGTAAAGAAAAAGTAACCTTGAAACGGAAGGAAAAATATAAAGGCACAAAGATATTCTTGCCATCCCTAAATGTTATCCGTAATGGAAAGCCAGTCTCTTTTGATTATCACGCAGATATTCTTGCCGATATTCAATGGGATGATTATAGTTTTGATGCACTTGAAAAAATAACCCTAGCTGATAAAGAAATGATGGATTACCAGCATCTAACCGTGGATTGGAAAAAGGATAAAGTAGGGCAAATTGATATTGATTGGGGTGAAAAGCAATCAGAAAAAGTTACAAACGACATAAGCATTACCCTCATGGTTAGCCAGTTAATGGAAAAAGTACCGAACGCTTGGCAAGCCTTCCGTATTATTCAGCATGCGCTGTCACAGCTAAAATATAAAGGTATTAGCGAGACTAAGATAGCTATTAACTCTGTGTTTATCGTTGAGGAGATAAAAAAGGACTGTTTCCGCTGGATGCTTGAGCAATCAGAGGCAAACTTTAGGCGCAAGCTGGATGATGGAACCGTGTTTTTACGCTTGCTTGCCGAGCCATTTTCAAAACTAAACTGGCATATGGCTGAACAAATTGAAATGCAGCGGAACTTGAATGAAACGGCTGTTACTTTAGAAAAAAGTATGTTTCAGCCACAATATTTTTCTAATTATAACGGGTTGGAAAACCCCATTGCACTTGCGATCAACAATAAGGATGTTGTGGAGTGGTGGCATAGGCTGGCAGTCAGAGGTACGGAATATTCTATACAGGGCTGGAAGCGCGAACGAATTTACCCCGATTTTCTGGTTAAGCTGGAAGCAGGAAAAGACGGTATTGAACGGCTCTACTTTATAGAATCCAAAGGTGAGCACCTTGAAGGCAACAAAGACACATCCTACAAGCAGGAACTATTCAAGACTATCAACGCTGCTTTAATTGGTGATATTAAGCCAAAAGGAGAAATGACGCTGGTTGATTCAAAAGAAAAAATATCTTTCCATATGGTGTTCGAGAACGAATGGGAGAATGAACTTAACGGGCTGTTAGTATAG
- the prfB gene encoding peptide chain release factor 2 (programmed frameshift), translated as MRELNPLYNQIKDLKARQEGLRGYLDFETKQERLTEVLRELEDPKVWDNPERAQQLGKERGQLEGVVNTLLNLARGVGDAEELLQMAVAEEDEDTVELVALDLDNYERDVAGLEFRRMFSGEMDPSNAFLDIQAGSGGTEAQDWAEMLLRMYLRWGERKGFKTELMEVSAGEVAGIKSATIKFEGDYAFGWLRTETGVHRLVRKSPFDSGNRRHTSFSSVFVSPEVDDDVAIEINPADLRVDVYRASGAGGQHVNRTESAVRITHNPSGIVVQCQSDRSQHKNRDTAMKQLKSKLYELEMMKRMAEQQALELTKSDIGWGSQIRSYVLDDSRIKDLRTGVQTGNTQAVLDGDLDPFIEASLKSGL; from the exons ATGCGCGAACTGAATCCGCTTTACAACCAGATCAAGGATTTGAAGGCCCGTCAGGAAGGTCTTAGGGGGTATCTT GACTTTGAAACCAAACAGGAACGGCTGACCGAAGTTTTAAGAGAACTCGAAGATCCGAAAGTCTGGGACAATCCCGAACGCGCCCAGCAGCTTGGCAAGGAGCGCGGACAACTTGAAGGCGTCGTCAATACGCTGCTGAACTTGGCTCGGGGCGTAGGCGATGCCGAAGAGCTGCTGCAAATGGCCGTCGCGGAAGAGGATGAAGACACTGTCGAGCTGGTGGCACTCGATCTCGACAATTACGAGCGCGATGTCGCCGGACTGGAATTCAGACGCATGTTTTCCGGAGAAATGGACCCGAGCAATGCTTTTCTCGATATCCAGGCCGGTTCCGGTGGCACCGAGGCGCAGGATTGGGCCGAAATGCTGTTGCGCATGTACTTGCGCTGGGGCGAGCGCAAGGGCTTTAAAACCGAGCTGATGGAAGTTTCCGCCGGCGAAGTCGCTGGCATCAAAAGCGCGACCATCAAGTTCGAAGGCGATTATGCCTTCGGCTGGCTGCGCACCGAAACCGGCGTGCATCGTCTGGTGCGCAAATCGCCGTTCGATTCGGGAAATCGCCGCCATACCTCGTTTTCTTCCGTTTTCGTATCGCCGGAAGTGGATGACGATGTCGCCATAGAAATCAATCCGGCCGATCTGCGCGTGGACGTCTATCGCGCCAGCGGCGCCGGGGGACAGCATGTCAACCGGACCGAGTCGGCGGTTCGTATCACGCATAATCCCTCCGGCATCGTCGTGCAGTGCCAGAGCGACCGCTCGCAGCACAAAAACCGCGATACCGCGATGAAACAGCTCAAATCCAAACTTTACGAATTGGAAATGATGAAGCGCATGGCTGAGCAGCAGGCTTTGGAGCTCACCAAGTCGGATATCGGCTGGGGCAGTCAGATACGCTCCTATGTACTGGACGACTCCCGCATCAAGGATCTGCGCACCGGGGTACAAACCGGCAATACCCAGGCGGTGCTGGATGGCGATCTGGACCCCTTTATCGAAGCCAGCCTTAAGAGCGGTTTGTAA
- a CDS encoding site-specific DNA-methyltransferase: protein MPTLEFKGKQYIYSHHHSVPFRELLINEKKSFPAHGKKPSLDDNLIIHGDNLHALKALMPHYAGKIKCIYIDPPYNTGNEGWCYNDNVNSPLMKDWISKNANPVDKEDMQRHDKWLCMMYPRLKLLHELLSDDGVIFVSIDDNELYNLRCVLDEVFSDQNWVGTIVWKNATDNNPTNISVEHEYVLCFSKKKDSLVNIWKSAKSDIKNKLIEIGTQLVKEHKEQSLLQKAYTDWFRVNKPYLSTLDRYKYIDNGGVYTGSQSVHNPGREGYRYDVIHPTTKKACKQPLMGYRFPKETMEKLIEEGKILFGEDEDKIIELKVYAFQYEDKLPSLISLDGRLGAYEFKSILHDSKKFDNPKPSQFIKQILAYVLGKDDLILDSFAGSGTTAHAVLDLNKEDGGNRKFILVEMEDYADPITAERVRRVIKGVPTAKDEKLKAGLGGSFTFCELGKEISIEKIITGESLPDYGALAQYVFYTATGKSLEKQTTQRPDYFVGETDLYEVYLIYKPDIAFLRCNDSALNDTKLQAIAARNSKKEKLVFATAKYMGQKELSSQNITFCQLPYAIHKVVGG, encoded by the coding sequence ATGCCCACACTTGAGTTTAAGGGGAAGCAGTATATTTACTCCCACCATCATTCCGTACCTTTTCGGGAATTACTGATTAACGAGAAAAAGTCTTTTCCTGCACACGGCAAAAAACCGAGCTTGGATGATAACCTGATTATCCACGGCGATAATCTGCACGCGCTCAAAGCCCTGATGCCGCACTATGCGGGAAAAATTAAGTGCATCTATATTGATCCGCCTTATAACACGGGTAATGAGGGCTGGTGTTATAACGATAATGTTAATTCACCATTGATGAAAGACTGGATAAGCAAAAACGCTAATCCAGTCGATAAAGAGGATATGCAACGCCATGATAAATGGCTTTGTATGATGTATCCACGCCTTAAATTATTGCATGAGTTGCTTAGCGATGATGGGGTGATTTTCGTGAGTATTGATGATAATGAATTATATAATTTACGCTGTGTTTTAGATGAAGTATTTTCTGACCAAAACTGGGTTGGAACAATTGTTTGGAAAAATGCTACAGATAACAACCCAACCAATATATCTGTAGAGCACGAATATGTTTTATGTTTTTCAAAAAAGAAAGATAGTCTTGTAAATATATGGAAATCTGCAAAATCAGATATAAAAAACAAATTAATTGAAATAGGTACTCAGCTTGTCAAAGAACATAAAGAACAATCCTTGCTTCAAAAAGCATATACCGATTGGTTTAGAGTAAACAAACCTTATCTTTCAACCTTGGATAGGTATAAATACATAGATAATGGCGGAGTATATACAGGTAGCCAAAGTGTTCATAACCCTGGGCGAGAAGGATACAGATATGATGTTATACACCCAACAACAAAGAAGGCGTGTAAACAACCTCTTATGGGTTATCGTTTCCCAAAAGAAACTATGGAAAAATTGATCGAAGAAGGAAAAATACTTTTTGGAGAAGATGAAGATAAAATAATTGAGTTAAAAGTATATGCCTTTCAATATGAGGATAAATTACCAAGTCTAATTAGTTTAGATGGAAGACTTGGTGCTTATGAATTTAAGTCGATACTTCATGATTCAAAGAAATTTGATAATCCTAAGCCATCGCAATTTATAAAGCAAATACTGGCTTATGTGCTAGGAAAAGATGATTTAATACTAGATTCCTTCGCAGGTAGCGGCACGACAGCTCACGCCGTGTTGGACTTAAACAAAGAAGACGGCGGAAACCGCAAGTTTATCCTTGTTGAAATGGAAGACTACGCCGATCCGATCACAGCCGAGCGTGTGCGCCGTGTGATAAAGGGAGTGCCGACCGCCAAGGATGAAAAGCTAAAAGCGGGGCTTGGTGGAAGTTTTACCTTCTGCGAGCTTGGTAAAGAAATCAGCATTGAAAAAATTATCACGGGTGAATCCCTGCCCGATTATGGCGCACTCGCGCAATATGTGTTTTACACGGCAACAGGGAAAAGCCTTGAAAAGCAAACCACGCAAAGACCTGATTATTTTGTTGGGGAAACGGATTTATACGAGGTTTATTTAATTTATAAACCCGACATTGCTTTTTTGCGCTGCAATGATTCCGCCCTGAACGATACCAAGCTACAAGCGATTGCCGCCCGTAACAGCAAAAAAGAAAAACTGGTTTTTGCCACAGCTAAATACATGGGACAAAAGGAGCTATCCAGCCAAAACATTACCTTTTGCCAGTTGCCCTATGCCATTCATAAAGTAGTGGGGGGGTAA
- a CDS encoding YkgJ family cysteine cluster protein produces MPTAFLRKPGHSYQDPLARVWIACAEQVGFKVARTGDAFASSDGRGTLLIGSDELLDPDDNLGQMIFHELCHALIEGEDAERLQDWGLDNSSGRDTWRERACLRLQAFLAGQYGLREFFAPTTDFRVSFWSKLPADPFETEQACGGFREPSCVLARQAVRRSNLPRWRAPLHGALQSSAAIAAVTPKRLGADDSALPSLWAMAASQPVAHPLGHAPLAAYHAGKGHGCGDCAWRFQPHQTWRIFRRRSWRCRHSPELKLSGDESACVRWEARELLDCLRCGACCREAYDSVEVELDEPVRVTHPDLVLCDGKRCKLKRTEQNRCQALNGGGAPTEAYACSIYEDRPRTCREFERGGAHCLAARQKVGLSL; encoded by the coding sequence ATGCCCACGGCTTTTTTGCGTAAGCCGGGACATAGCTATCAAGATCCGTTAGCGCGGGTGTGGATAGCCTGTGCGGAACAAGTCGGGTTCAAGGTCGCGCGCACCGGCGACGCCTTTGCTTCCAGCGATGGGCGCGGAACGCTGTTGATCGGTTCCGACGAACTGCTGGATCCGGACGACAACCTGGGGCAGATGATATTCCATGAACTCTGTCATGCGCTGATCGAAGGCGAAGACGCGGAACGCTTGCAGGATTGGGGGCTGGACAATAGCAGCGGTCGCGATACCTGGCGCGAACGTGCCTGTCTGCGTTTGCAGGCTTTCCTGGCCGGTCAATACGGGTTACGCGAATTTTTCGCGCCGACCACCGATTTTCGCGTCAGTTTCTGGAGTAAATTGCCCGCAGATCCTTTTGAAACCGAGCAGGCTTGCGGCGGTTTCCGCGAGCCTTCCTGCGTGTTGGCGCGGCAGGCCGTGCGGCGTTCCAATCTGCCGCGCTGGCGCGCGCCGTTACATGGGGCCTTGCAGTCCAGCGCGGCGATAGCGGCGGTTACGCCCAAGCGCCTTGGCGCCGATGACAGCGCTTTGCCGTCGCTGTGGGCGATGGCGGCGTCTCAACCTGTAGCGCATCCCCTGGGCCATGCACCGCTGGCGGCTTACCATGCCGGAAAAGGGCATGGGTGCGGTGATTGCGCCTGGCGTTTTCAGCCGCATCAGACCTGGCGCATTTTCCGGCGCAGGAGCTGGCGTTGCAGGCATAGCCCTGAGTTAAAGCTGTCGGGCGATGAGTCTGCTTGCGTTCGCTGGGAGGCGCGCGAACTACTGGATTGCCTGCGTTGCGGCGCCTGCTGTCGTGAAGCTTACGACAGTGTAGAAGTCGAGCTTGATGAGCCGGTGCGCGTCACGCATCCCGATCTGGTATTGTGCGACGGCAAACGCTGTAAACTGAAGCGTACCGAGCAAAACCGCTGCCAGGCGCTTAACGGCGGCGGCGCGCCGACGGAAGCCTACGCCTGCTCGATTTATGAGGATCGTCCGCGCACCTGCCGGGAGTTCGAGCGCGGCGGAGCGCATTGTCTGGCCGCTCGCCAAAAAGTCGGCTTATCTCTTTGA
- the lysS gene encoding lysine--tRNA ligase, with the protein MSEQLDENKLIAQRREKLDALRSESVAFPNDFRRDILADELHRRYDAEEAEALEALSVKASIAGRLMAKRIMGKASFAQLQDMSGQIQVFLQRDALPEGDYAGFKTWDVGDIFAVEGSVFKTKTGELSVKAGAIRLLSKSLRPLPEKFHGLSDQEIRYRQRYLDLITSEESRKVFRLRSAIVQYVREFLTGRDFMEVETPMMQVIPGGARAKPFVTHHNALDMDLYLRIAPELYLKRLIVGGFERVFEINRSFRNEGLSTRHNPEFTMIEFYQAYADYRDLMDMTEALLRGIARDVLGGTEISYQDQTYDLSQPFIRMTLLESVLHFNPDLSASDLATRDAAVAVAQDLGIPVKAGDGLGKIQTEIFEKTVEHRLLQPTFITEYPAEVSPLARRSDADSFVTDRFEFFIAGRELANGFSELNDPEDQAERFRKQVEDKEAGDDEAMHYDADYIRALEYGMPPTAGEGIGIDRLVMFFTDSPSIRDVILFPHMRREEGVIRILSNKPSADTEIQIVKTS; encoded by the coding sequence ATGTCTGAACAACTGGACGAAAACAAGTTGATTGCCCAGCGTCGCGAGAAGCTTGACGCCTTGCGTAGCGAAAGTGTCGCTTTTCCCAACGATTTTCGCCGGGACATACTGGCGGATGAACTGCACCGGCGCTACGATGCGGAAGAGGCCGAAGCGTTGGAAGCCCTGTCTGTCAAGGCAAGTATAGCCGGAAGATTGATGGCGAAGCGCATCATGGGCAAGGCCAGCTTTGCCCAGCTGCAGGATATGTCCGGTCAAATTCAGGTATTCCTGCAACGCGACGCATTGCCGGAAGGCGATTATGCCGGCTTTAAAACCTGGGATGTCGGCGATATTTTTGCTGTGGAAGGCAGCGTTTTTAAAACCAAAACCGGCGAACTGTCGGTCAAGGCGGGCGCCATTCGCTTGTTGAGCAAATCCCTGCGTCCGTTGCCGGAAAAGTTCCATGGTCTCAGTGATCAGGAAATACGCTATCGCCAGCGCTATCTGGATTTGATTACTTCGGAAGAGTCGCGCAAGGTATTCCGCCTGCGTAGCGCCATAGTGCAGTATGTGCGCGAGTTTTTAACCGGGCGCGATTTCATGGAAGTTGAAACGCCGATGATGCAGGTCATTCCGGGCGGCGCGCGCGCGAAGCCTTTTGTTACGCATCACAATGCGCTGGATATGGATCTTTATCTGCGCATCGCGCCTGAGCTCTATTTGAAGCGGCTGATAGTCGGCGGCTTCGAGCGCGTGTTCGAAATCAACCGCAGTTTTCGCAACGAGGGCTTGTCCACGCGTCACAATCCCGAATTCACCATGATCGAGTTTTATCAGGCCTATGCCGATTACCGCGATCTGATGGATATGACCGAAGCCTTGCTGCGCGGCATTGCGCGCGATGTGCTGGGCGGTACTGAAATCAGCTATCAGGATCAGACTTACGACTTATCGCAACCGTTTATACGCATGACTTTGCTGGAGTCGGTTTTGCACTTCAATCCGGATTTGAGCGCGAGCGATCTGGCAACGCGCGATGCCGCCGTTGCGGTGGCGCAAGATTTGGGCATTCCGGTAAAAGCAGGCGACGGGCTCGGAAAAATACAGACCGAAATCTTCGAGAAAACCGTGGAGCACCGCCTGCTGCAGCCGACATTCATTACCGAATATCCGGCCGAAGTATCGCCATTGGCGCGGCGCAGCGACGCCGATTCGTTCGTGACCGATCGTTTTGAGTTTTTTATCGCCGGACGCGAGCTGGCCAACGGTTTTTCGGAACTGAACGATCCGGAAGATCAGGCTGAACGTTTCAGAAAACAGGTCGAAGACAAGGAAGCCGGCGACGACGAGGCGATGCATTACGATGCCGATTATATCCGGGCGCTCGAATACGGCATGCCGCCGACGGCCGGCGAGGGTATAGGGATCGATCGCCTGGTGATGTTTTTTACCGATTCGCCGTCGATACGCGATGTGATATTGTTTCCGCATATGCGTAGGGAAGAGGGAGTGATACGCATTCTTTCAAATAAGCCTTCTGCAGATACTGAAATACAAATTGTCAAGACGTCTTGA